One region of Chlamydia psittaci 6BC genomic DNA includes:
- a CDS encoding YhjD/YihY/BrkB family envelope integrity protein, with product MFRKLSLFSKKKKNPKSGFRNNRIIRSFLLAPRVLLRNEVSKEACVLSYYGLFSCIPILVFFLRLSQHLFANLDWKEWLLVKFPDYKGPILAIVEAAYHSTTSTIGLVLVGSFFVFCWAGILMLLSLEDGLNKIFRTGWTPISIQRLISYLIITLVSPMIFIIVCGSWIYITQIMPVEYARLFSLSHSITALYVFSRLTPYFFIYLALFCCYAFLPRVAVQKTAALIASLTAGTIWIMFQKVFFCLQVYLFNYSFTYGALVALPSFLLLLYLYAMIYLFGGAFTFLIQNQGCNFIFPSEQYLPNCYIKLVVCTYILSVISKDFDQASTPPTAKTIAKNSKIPIGEISQCLDILENEGLILFHKRAYKPTHNISGLTIKDIVEQLLHLKTFNQIHPDAALSLIQNSLKNIFDQATKSPHNLTLTDIAGKIK from the coding sequence ATGTTTCGAAAACTCTCGCTATTTTCAAAAAAAAAAAAGAATCCAAAGTCGGGATTTCGAAATAATCGTATCATTAGGTCTTTCCTACTAGCTCCTAGAGTTTTATTAAGAAATGAGGTTTCTAAAGAAGCTTGTGTTTTGAGTTATTACGGTTTGTTTAGTTGCATACCCATACTCGTCTTTTTCTTAAGGCTATCCCAACATCTTTTTGCAAATCTGGACTGGAAGGAATGGCTTCTTGTTAAGTTCCCTGATTATAAAGGACCTATCCTGGCGATTGTTGAAGCTGCTTATCATTCCACAACGAGTACTATAGGGTTAGTATTGGTAGGAAGCTTCTTTGTCTTTTGCTGGGCAGGGATTCTTATGCTCTTATCTTTAGAAGATGGTTTGAATAAGATTTTTAGAACTGGATGGACGCCTATATCTATCCAGAGATTGATTTCTTATTTAATCATCACGCTAGTTAGCCCAATGATTTTCATTATTGTTTGTGGGTCCTGGATTTACATTACACAAATCATGCCTGTGGAGTACGCTAGACTATTTTCTTTAAGCCATTCGATTACTGCATTATATGTATTTTCACGTCTTACCCCCTATTTTTTTATCTATTTAGCGTTATTTTGTTGTTATGCGTTCTTGCCGAGAGTGGCTGTACAAAAGACAGCAGCACTCATTGCTTCCTTAACAGCAGGGACTATCTGGATCATGTTTCAAAAGGTGTTCTTTTGTCTGCAGGTCTACTTATTTAACTACAGCTTTACTTATGGAGCTTTGGTCGCATTACCCTCATTTTTACTTCTACTTTATCTTTATGCGATGATTTATCTTTTTGGAGGAGCGTTTACGTTTCTCATTCAAAATCAGGGATGTAATTTTATTTTCCCTTCAGAGCAATACCTCCCCAATTGCTACATTAAACTTGTGGTATGTACTTATATTCTTTCCGTGATATCGAAAGATTTTGATCAGGCCTCTACACCTCCTACGGCAAAGACTATAGCGAAAAACTCGAAGATTCCCATTGGGGAGATATCTCAATGTTTAGATATTTTAGAAAATGAAGGTTTAATTCTCTTTCATAAGAGAGCGTATAAGCCTACTCATAACATTTCAGGCCTCACTATTAAAGACATAGTCGAGCAACTTCTTCACCTAAAAACATTTAATCAAATTCATCCAGACGCGGCGCTAAGTTTAATACAGAATAGTCTGAAAAATATATTTGATCAAGCAACGAAAAGTCCTCACAACCTAACCCTTACAGATATTGCCGGAAAGATAAAATGA
- a CDS encoding class I SAM-dependent methyltransferase — MSRHFSNKKHRSYSKKEDTKSTSWEPIAEDYHKIVQSDGHYYHREVILPKLLPLLDLKSKDRLVDIGCGQGVLERMLPKECGYLGIDISPSLISIARKLRKSRSHEFLVSDLTKKLKIESSHSFSTAVAILSLQNMEAPDQAIDNVARLLGDQGRFFIVLNHPCFRIPRVSSWHYDEDKKLFSRKIDRYLSKMTIPIIAHPGKKHSESSISFHFPLSYWTQALSKHGFLIQSMEEWVSPKKSIGTRAKAENVSREEFPLFLLISCIKTYKS, encoded by the coding sequence ATGTCGCGACACTTTTCCAATAAAAAGCACCGTTCTTATTCTAAGAAAGAAGATACCAAGTCTACATCTTGGGAGCCCATAGCTGAAGATTATCATAAGATCGTTCAGAGTGACGGGCATTACTATCATAGGGAAGTCATCCTGCCTAAATTACTTCCTTTACTCGATTTAAAATCAAAAGATCGTTTGGTAGATATCGGTTGTGGTCAGGGGGTTTTAGAACGGATGCTCCCTAAGGAATGTGGATATTTAGGTATAGATATCTCCCCGAGTTTGATTTCCATCGCAAGAAAATTGCGAAAATCTCGATCTCATGAATTTCTTGTCTCTGATCTTACGAAAAAGCTGAAGATAGAGAGTTCCCACTCTTTTTCCACAGCTGTGGCGATTTTATCTCTGCAAAATATGGAGGCTCCAGATCAGGCAATTGATAATGTTGCCAGGCTTCTTGGTGATCAGGGAAGATTCTTTATCGTGTTAAATCATCCTTGTTTTCGTATTCCTAGAGTCTCTTCATGGCATTATGATGAAGATAAAAAGCTATTTTCAAGAAAGATCGACCGTTATCTTTCTAAAATGACTATTCCCATTATTGCTCATCCGGGGAAAAAGCATTCAGAATCTTCGATTTCTTTTCATTTCCCCCTAAGTTATTGGACCCAAGCATTATCAAAACATGGGTTCTTGATTCAAAGTATGGAAGAATGGGTATCTCCCAAAAAATCTATAGGAACACGAGCGAAGGCGGAAAACGTTAGTCGCGAAGAGTTTCCATTATTTTTATTAATCTCATGTATTAAAACATATAAGAGTTAA
- a CDS encoding IncA family protein, which yields MTSPVESATSTVLLSNSLSTSEGYGADKSAVIPIATQLPSPSSPEVATAKKLVIPEVKVSVLQRIFHLIKIISAVSLFAVGIAALICLQFGVAVSTLSLVLMIAIMLVSFVIVIMVIQDSTPSQVARRMKQQLHQFSQENTRLHQEVDTLVSANRDLANQISELTQLHEKLSDFGNKLETCTGEFDELISEFKVNLEAFKSVGTRVETIISPFERLAESLTGVFSKDAVKNMVDAVSALRVEMETLKQHVEESRAVLQQLQSDAQLREQHLLYLEQRKQELEAVCSTLSASIEQLRSSTSNLQAVESRIVSAVSEDTRRVSLTSTTETADQGDLRDPSGDRYGGWGAQSSYRLSPSVTMSRLEQRGRRIIGTDDQGFPIYEQ from the coding sequence ATGACATCACCAGTAGAATCTGCTACAAGCACAGTGCTATTGAGTAACTCCTTATCTACTTCTGAAGGTTATGGAGCAGATAAAAGTGCGGTCATACCTATTGCAACTCAACTACCTAGTCCTTCATCACCAGAAGTTGCAACTGCTAAAAAGCTAGTAATTCCTGAGGTTAAGGTTTCGGTGCTTCAGCGCATTTTTCATCTCATTAAAATTATTTCTGCTGTTTCTTTGTTTGCGGTGGGTATAGCTGCTTTAATTTGCTTACAATTCGGGGTTGCTGTTTCAACTCTTTCTCTTGTTTTAATGATTGCCATCATGCTTGTTTCGTTTGTCATTGTCATTATGGTGATTCAGGATAGCACCCCCTCTCAAGTGGCACGCCGTATGAAACAACAACTTCATCAATTTAGCCAAGAAAACACACGCTTACATCAAGAAGTAGATACTTTAGTATCTGCAAACAGGGATCTTGCTAACCAAATTTCAGAACTTACACAGTTGCATGAGAAGTTATCTGATTTCGGCAATAAACTTGAAACATGTACGGGAGAATTTGATGAGCTTATCTCAGAGTTTAAGGTTAACTTGGAAGCTTTCAAATCTGTAGGTACTCGAGTTGAGACTATAATCTCTCCTTTTGAGCGTTTAGCGGAATCGTTAACAGGAGTGTTCTCTAAAGACGCTGTTAAGAACATGGTGGATGCTGTGAGCGCCTTGAGAGTGGAAATGGAGACATTAAAACAACATGTGGAGGAAAGTCGCGCTGTTCTACAACAGCTACAATCTGATGCTCAACTAAGAGAACAGCATTTACTTTACTTAGAACAGCGTAAGCAAGAGTTAGAAGCCGTTTGTTCGACTCTATCAGCTTCAATTGAACAATTACGTAGTTCTACTTCTAACTTACAAGCTGTTGAGAGCCGGATTGTGAGTGCTGTAAGTGAGGACACGAGGCGTGTATCATTGACCTCTACCACAGAAACGGCAGATCAGGGAGATCTGAGAGATCCAAGTGGGGACCGCTATGGTGGATGGGGTGCGCAAAGCTCCTATAGACTTTCTCCATCAGTAACCATGAGCCGGTTAGAACAACGAGGCAGAAGAATCATAGGAACCGATGATCAAGGCTTCCCAATATATGAACAGTAA
- the rpe gene encoding ribulose-phosphate 3-epimerase has protein sequence MNKKQRQKTLIAPSIMGGDLACIGAEAKRIEESGADLIHIDVMDGHFVPNLTFGPGVIAAINRSTDIFLEVHAMIYTPFDFVEEFVKSGADRIIVHFEASEDLKELLSYIKKCGIQAGLAFSPETSIEFIPPFLPFCDVILLMSVRPGFCGQGFIPDIPDKIRFTKQAIKTMGLEDSCLIEVDGGINETSAKLCREAGADILVAASYMFEKNEQTMEEKVLLLRGENHGIK, from the coding sequence GTGAATAAAAAACAACGTCAGAAGACATTAATCGCCCCCTCAATTATGGGAGGAGACCTTGCTTGCATAGGTGCAGAGGCAAAAAGAATAGAAGAATCGGGTGCAGACCTTATCCATATTGATGTTATGGATGGTCATTTCGTACCCAATCTGACTTTTGGTCCAGGAGTCATCGCAGCAATCAATAGATCTACAGACATCTTTTTAGAAGTGCACGCTATGATCTACACTCCGTTTGATTTTGTAGAGGAATTTGTAAAATCAGGTGCAGATCGTATCATCGTACATTTCGAAGCCTCTGAAGATCTTAAAGAGTTGTTATCTTATATTAAAAAATGTGGAATACAAGCGGGGTTAGCTTTTTCTCCAGAAACCTCTATAGAATTCATACCTCCCTTCCTCCCTTTTTGTGATGTCATACTATTAATGTCTGTGCGCCCAGGATTTTGTGGTCAGGGTTTTATTCCGGATATTCCAGACAAAATCCGCTTTACAAAACAGGCAATAAAAACCATGGGGTTAGAAGATTCTTGCTTAATTGAGGTTGATGGGGGAATTAACGAGACTTCCGCAAAACTATGTCGTGAAGCAGGTGCAGATATTTTAGTGGCTGCATCTTACATGTTCGAAAAGAACGAACAGACTATGGAAGAAAAAGTTTTGCTACTTCGAGGAGAAAATCATGGTATTAAGTAG
- a CDS encoding elongation factor P, whose amino-acid sequence MVLSSQLSVGMFISTKDGLYKVVAVSKVTGNKGESFIKASLKSADSEVIVERNFKIGQEIKEAQFESRNLEYLYIEDDHFLFLDLGNYEKIHITKEIMKDNFLFLKAGVTVSALVYDNVVFSIELPHFLELMVSKTDFPGDSLLITGGTKKALLETGIEITVPPFIEIGDIIKIDTRTCEYIQRV is encoded by the coding sequence ATGGTATTAAGTAGCCAGCTCTCTGTGGGAATGTTTATTTCCACAAAAGACGGTCTTTATAAAGTCGTAGCGGTTTCTAAAGTAACAGGCAATAAAGGGGAATCTTTTATCAAAGCTTCGTTAAAATCTGCTGATTCCGAAGTGATTGTTGAAAGAAATTTTAAAATTGGCCAAGAAATAAAAGAAGCCCAGTTTGAATCCAGAAATCTTGAATATCTATATATTGAGGACGACCACTTTCTTTTCCTTGATTTGGGAAATTATGAAAAAATCCATATCACCAAAGAAATCATGAAGGATAATTTTTTATTCTTAAAAGCAGGAGTCACCGTTTCTGCCTTGGTTTATGATAATGTTGTTTTTTCTATAGAGTTGCCTCACTTCTTAGAGTTAATGGTGTCTAAAACAGATTTCCCCGGGGATTCACTTTTGATTACCGGTGGTACAAAAAAAGCTTTATTAGAAACAGGCATCGAAATTACAGTACCTCCTTTCATAGAAATTGGGGATATTATAAAAATTGATACGCGTACGTGTGAATATATTCAACGCGTCTAA
- the accB gene encoding acetyl-CoA carboxylase biotin carboxyl carrier protein: MDLKQIEKLMIAMGRNSMKRFVIKREGLELELERDTGDKPNQEPVFYDSRLFAGFSQERPIPTDPNKTIAKDVAPEKTETESQQALGDFISSPLVGTFYSSPSPDSPSFVKPGDVVSEDTIVCIVEAMKVMNEVKAGMSGRVVEVLIANGDAVQFGSKLFRIVKAE, encoded by the coding sequence ATGGATTTAAAGCAAATAGAAAAGCTCATGATTGCTATGGGACGTAATAGCATGAAGCGTTTTGTGATAAAACGTGAAGGGCTAGAGCTTGAATTAGAAAGAGACACAGGAGATAAACCTAATCAAGAACCCGTGTTTTATGACAGTAGGTTATTTGCAGGTTTTTCTCAGGAGCGCCCTATTCCTACGGATCCAAATAAAACAATCGCTAAAGATGTTGCTCCTGAAAAAACAGAAACTGAATCCCAACAAGCTCTTGGGGATTTTATTAGCTCTCCATTAGTAGGAACATTTTATAGTTCTCCTTCTCCAGACTCCCCATCTTTTGTTAAGCCTGGCGATGTCGTTTCTGAAGATACGATTGTTTGTATCGTAGAAGCTATGAAAGTTATGAATGAAGTTAAAGCTGGTATGTCCGGCCGCGTTGTTGAAGTTCTCATCGCCAACGGTGACGCAGTACAATTTGGATCTAAGTTATTTCGTATAGTTAAAGCTGAGTAA
- the accC gene encoding acetyl-CoA carboxylase biotin carboxylase subunit, which translates to MKKVLIANRGEIAVRIIRACHDLGLATVAVYSLADQEALHVLLADEAVCIGEPQAAKSYLKISNILAACEITGADAVHPGYGFLSENANFASICESCGLTFIGPSSESIATMGDKIAAKQLAKKVKCPVIPGSEGIIKDEAEGLKIAEKIGFPIVIKAVAGGGGRGIRIVKEKDEFFRAFSAARAEAEAGFNNPNVYIEKFIENPRHLEVQILGDKHGNYVHLGERDCTVQRRRQKLIEETPSPILTPELRAKVGKVAVDLARSANYHSVGTVEFLLDKDKKFYFMEMNTRIQVEHTITEEVTGIDLLKEQIYVAMGNKLTWKQKNIVFKGHVIQCRINAEDPSNNFAPSPGRLDYYLPPAGPSIRLDGACYSGYAIPPYYDSMIAKVISKGKNREEAIAIMKRALKEFHIGGVHSTIPFHQFMLDNPKFINSDYDINYVDHLLSQGNSLF; encoded by the coding sequence ATGAAAAAAGTCTTAATAGCTAATCGTGGGGAAATTGCAGTACGTATTATACGTGCTTGTCATGATCTAGGATTGGCCACAGTTGCAGTATATTCCCTGGCAGATCAAGAAGCTTTACACGTGCTCCTAGCAGACGAAGCCGTGTGTATAGGAGAGCCTCAAGCTGCTAAATCCTACTTAAAAATATCGAATATCTTAGCTGCTTGTGAAATTACAGGAGCAGATGCTGTCCACCCTGGCTACGGTTTTCTAAGTGAAAATGCAAATTTCGCTTCCATATGCGAAAGCTGTGGTCTGACTTTTATTGGTCCTAGCTCAGAATCTATAGCGACAATGGGAGACAAAATAGCAGCAAAACAGCTCGCTAAGAAAGTGAAATGTCCTGTAATTCCTGGCTCTGAAGGTATTATTAAGGATGAAGCTGAAGGATTAAAAATTGCTGAGAAGATCGGTTTCCCCATAGTCATCAAAGCTGTTGCTGGGGGAGGCGGTCGCGGTATCCGTATTGTTAAAGAAAAAGATGAGTTTTTCAGAGCTTTTTCAGCAGCAAGAGCGGAAGCAGAGGCAGGATTTAATAACCCCAATGTCTATATTGAGAAGTTTATTGAAAACCCCAGACATCTAGAAGTCCAAATCCTTGGAGATAAACATGGGAACTATGTGCATCTAGGCGAAAGAGATTGCACAGTACAAAGGCGTAGGCAGAAACTCATTGAAGAGACTCCAAGTCCTATACTTACCCCGGAACTCCGTGCAAAAGTAGGGAAAGTCGCGGTTGATTTAGCAAGAAGTGCAAACTACCACTCCGTAGGCACAGTAGAATTTTTATTAGATAAAGATAAGAAATTCTATTTCATGGAAATGAATACGCGTATTCAAGTGGAGCATACTATCACTGAAGAAGTTACAGGTATAGATCTTCTCAAAGAGCAAATTTATGTAGCTATGGGGAATAAACTTACTTGGAAACAAAAAAACATTGTTTTCAAAGGGCACGTCATACAATGCCGTATTAATGCTGAGGATCCTAGCAACAATTTTGCACCTTCTCCAGGGCGTTTAGACTACTATCTTCCACCAGCAGGTCCTTCTATACGTCTAGATGGAGCTTGCTACAGCGGCTATGCCATTCCTCCTTATTACGATTCTATGATTGCTAAAGTGATTTCTAAAGGAAAGAATCGAGAAGAAGCTATAGCTATTATGAAACGTGCTCTGAAAGAATTTCATATTGGAGGCGTCCACTCCACAATTCCTTTCCATCAATTCATGTTGGATAACCCTAAATTCATTAACTCAGATTATGATATCAACTATGTTGATCATCTTCTTTCCCAGGGGAATTCCTTATTCTAA
- a CDS encoding DUF648 domain-containing protein, giving the protein MRISTNFCLSPFNQEPSYCDKILSKLDNYFYFGGKQVEIVGRNERTQEILCISSSGRHVPIAEKIIKILSYVLLPIVLVALLIRFLLHKALNSKVVLMDQQGLGTPCESYLNQAKAIRNKFIPLRYAYRNDNNALKTALNREGLKVVHFYREETTNQLLLTMTSQNLPNIAFTLAIPVTTATPEEREQALMKHLWNCIQSINTAKRQNLDHLMISNPIGIHLKDGVIIHCIRDIHLTEHTLNKHDASTSVEEHNHLQNAFNDLVNFTVLTGYPGKVFAKSDRKFVRLDSATNSRALLIIDPGHVTTYTDKNKEREQRVTALIPILQHVPPEYLQGMLNQIPRSIKSKIKNLHFLLSQEFLDKTLDIQAPLFTSDHVQTPLSNQEKRQLVQDFLNFIARRAVVQNTAGRKMIVFYKGNPGEGEATLMNQYNNCGSMFYKPEGTQEKCLGESLMDQLIAIGIFSSYESTENMICAYFD; this is encoded by the coding sequence ATGAGAATATCTACTAACTTTTGTTTAAGCCCTTTTAATCAAGAGCCCTCTTATTGTGACAAAATATTATCTAAATTAGACAACTACTTCTATTTCGGTGGGAAACAAGTAGAAATCGTCGGAAGAAATGAAAGAACTCAAGAAATCCTATGTATATCCAGCTCAGGGCGGCATGTGCCTATCGCTGAGAAGATCATAAAAATACTTTCTTATGTCTTACTGCCTATCGTATTAGTTGCCTTGCTTATACGCTTCCTTCTACATAAGGCGTTGAACAGCAAGGTCGTCCTAATGGACCAACAGGGATTAGGTACTCCTTGTGAGTCCTACTTAAATCAGGCTAAAGCTATTCGCAATAAATTTATACCGCTTCGCTATGCATATCGTAATGATAATAACGCCTTAAAAACTGCTCTCAATCGCGAAGGGTTAAAGGTTGTCCACTTTTATAGAGAAGAAACTACTAATCAGTTGCTTCTTACCATGACATCACAAAATCTCCCGAATATAGCATTTACATTAGCCATTCCTGTCACAACCGCTACGCCTGAGGAAAGAGAACAGGCGCTAATGAAACACTTGTGGAACTGTATACAATCAATCAATACCGCTAAGCGCCAGAATTTAGATCACCTAATGATAAGTAACCCTATAGGCATTCACTTAAAAGATGGGGTGATTATTCATTGTATTCGCGATATTCATCTAACAGAACATACTTTAAATAAACACGATGCTTCAACAAGTGTAGAAGAACATAATCATCTACAAAACGCTTTCAATGATCTTGTGAACTTTACCGTACTTACTGGATACCCAGGTAAAGTATTTGCAAAATCAGACAGGAAATTTGTCCGCTTGGACAGTGCTACAAATTCACGAGCACTTTTGATTATTGATCCTGGCCATGTGACAACCTATACGGATAAAAACAAAGAAAGAGAACAACGCGTTACAGCCCTAATACCGATACTTCAACACGTGCCTCCAGAATATCTCCAAGGAATGCTCAACCAAATTCCAAGGTCTATAAAATCTAAAATCAAAAATCTACATTTTCTATTATCTCAAGAATTTCTCGACAAGACCTTAGATATCCAAGCCCCTCTATTTACATCCGATCACGTACAAACTCCATTGTCTAATCAAGAAAAGAGACAATTAGTACAGGACTTCCTCAATTTCATAGCCAGAAGAGCCGTCGTTCAAAACACTGCAGGTCGCAAGATGATAGTCTTCTATAAGGGCAATCCTGGAGAAGGAGAGGCTACTCTAATGAATCAATATAATAACTGCGGATCCATGTTCTATAAACCTGAAGGGACTCAAGAAAAATGTCTAGGGGAGAGCCTCATGGATCAGCTTATTGCTATAGGTATCTTTTCTAGTTACGAAAGTACTGAGAACATGATTTGTGCTTACTTTGATTAA
- a CDS encoding DUF648 domain-containing protein, whose amino-acid sequence MLNSVTFSPLYSPSRVERFSAALDSYFYLGGKQTKVIDKSSELGIRLVTQHETRAISTVEKILKIFSWIFIPITITAWLLRLALHLYLHIAYPCIYLDAALPEALQKDIFITCQKISHTLNTKTILTTEADAYQELSNEGITLLKPQEEFLNVLPERFYLDSRESYTFYFLGRRDKIDTHSLDLYNLIQLGRNFIAGYGLTNKNVKKSIAICLKDRFGITAKITSLPKQNQALYQGLKAEFRFDNYPNYVCTLKDNTISMRRVVNSYAEELEVSAIATFVKNVLEARYLEKRDSSHISWPKYVGCDMGARVVILDDEEEHKEIITSTPEGDTTTNLRYFSSKSFVECYHNMKKRNLVPYILGKNAVFKHHQNRYQLIMNEVGSSLPVEDVDKSTKHVMSAFLRQVPSAFLKDVLREATAQEVTVALPSLDIKKIARSLDLDQVIIPKSHILIHKPLLRGLSSKEIKLELAIEFIQQFLSPAHSSREEVFIPYRQEYSPNSPSSMTIWGCLSNTINNNLINSILM is encoded by the coding sequence ATGTTAAACTCTGTAACATTTTCTCCACTCTATTCTCCCAGTCGGGTAGAAAGGTTCTCTGCTGCTCTAGACTCATATTTCTATCTAGGTGGTAAACAAACAAAAGTTATAGATAAATCATCCGAACTGGGGATCAGACTTGTTACTCAACATGAAACAAGAGCAATATCTACCGTTGAAAAAATACTAAAAATATTCTCTTGGATCTTTATTCCTATTACCATCACGGCATGGTTACTACGCTTAGCCCTACATCTATATCTACATATTGCGTATCCCTGTATATATCTTGACGCTGCTTTACCAGAAGCGCTTCAGAAAGATATTTTTATTACATGTCAAAAAATCTCACATACCCTAAACACAAAAACGATTCTCACAACAGAAGCAGATGCTTACCAAGAGCTCTCTAACGAAGGTATTACGTTACTAAAGCCTCAAGAAGAATTCTTAAATGTGCTCCCTGAGAGATTTTACCTAGATTCTCGTGAATCTTATACCTTCTATTTTCTAGGACGCCGAGATAAAATTGACACTCATAGTTTAGACCTTTACAACCTAATTCAATTAGGAAGAAATTTTATTGCTGGGTATGGATTAACAAATAAAAACGTAAAGAAGTCCATAGCAATATGTTTAAAAGACAGATTCGGAATTACAGCAAAAATTACGAGTCTTCCAAAACAAAATCAGGCGCTATACCAAGGTCTCAAAGCAGAATTCCGCTTTGATAACTATCCTAATTATGTTTGCACATTGAAGGATAATACCATAAGTATGCGTAGGGTAGTAAATTCATATGCAGAGGAGTTAGAAGTATCTGCTATTGCTACCTTTGTGAAAAATGTTCTAGAAGCACGCTATTTAGAAAAAAGAGATAGCTCTCATATATCTTGGCCTAAGTATGTGGGTTGTGACATGGGCGCAAGGGTAGTCATTCTCGATGATGAGGAGGAACACAAGGAGATTATCACCTCAACCCCTGAAGGGGATACTACAACTAATCTGAGATACTTCTCTTCAAAATCTTTTGTAGAGTGCTATCATAATATGAAAAAAAGAAACTTAGTTCCTTATATTTTAGGGAAGAATGCCGTATTTAAACATCATCAAAATAGATACCAACTGATTATGAATGAAGTTGGAAGCAGCCTACCTGTTGAAGATGTAGATAAAAGCACAAAACATGTAATGTCTGCCTTTTTAAGACAAGTTCCCAGTGCTTTCCTTAAGGATGTATTACGAGAAGCAACCGCACAAGAAGTTACTGTTGCCTTACCTTCTTTAGATATTAAGAAAATTGCCCGATCTCTAGATCTGGATCAAGTTATAATTCCAAAAAGCCATATTCTTATACATAAGCCTCTATTACGAGGTCTCTCTAGTAAAGAAATTAAACTAGAATTAGCTATTGAATTCATTCAACAATTTTTATCTCCTGCACATTCAAGTCGTGAAGAAGTATTCATTCCTTATAGACAAGAGTATTCTCCAAACTCTCCATCTAGTATGACAATCTGGGGATGTCTTTCTAATACAATAAATAACAATTTGATAAATTCTATACTTATGTAA
- a CDS encoding DUF648 domain-containing protein: MSCFIFSNYSRPTPLEKTVSFLDSCFYFGGEQSYIVGRDPLNRAWSLTFPGRALATYEKVLKIIGILLLPITLIALAIRLLLHSYLSYKRRIVSLDSLVPEDKRKLLLVHPELLQNIRHLPLVYSSLPLEDCFITFDSESSSKIDNLNFWVNYLSLSSKLDLSGIKVPIYKLKKVQKSPFIKEQATEFSINFPLLCREILKTESGDTVSQKGLEKLSRLFLAFIIHIAEKKENGQIQSVIPLGTPDMLWAKLLFFDYSDENPETRGLLGSRILKELERLGVLASPKVHLYTFSRVVVHWRTPNF; the protein is encoded by the coding sequence ATGTCTTGTTTCATTTTTTCTAACTATTCCAGACCTACGCCTCTAGAGAAAACTGTTTCTTTTCTAGATTCTTGCTTTTACTTCGGAGGTGAACAATCCTACATAGTTGGTAGAGATCCTTTAAATAGAGCGTGGTCTCTAACTTTTCCTGGCCGTGCTTTGGCAACCTATGAAAAGGTCTTAAAAATTATCGGTATTCTCCTCCTTCCCATTACTCTTATTGCTTTAGCTATAAGACTCCTTTTGCATAGCTATCTCTCTTATAAGCGTCGTATTGTCTCCTTGGATTCTTTGGTCCCTGAAGATAAAAGGAAACTCCTCCTTGTCCATCCTGAGCTTTTACAAAATATACGCCATCTGCCCCTTGTTTATTCTTCTTTGCCTTTAGAAGACTGTTTCATAACTTTTGATTCTGAATCATCCTCAAAAATAGATAATCTGAACTTCTGGGTAAATTATCTCAGCTTATCTAGTAAATTGGATCTTTCTGGTATTAAGGTTCCTATATACAAACTCAAGAAAGTTCAAAAAAGCCCCTTTATTAAAGAACAGGCGACAGAATTTTCTATTAACTTTCCCCTACTTTGCCGAGAAATTTTAAAAACGGAGTCTGGGGATACTGTCAGTCAAAAAGGGTTAGAAAAGCTCTCTAGATTATTTTTAGCTTTCATAATTCATATAGCTGAGAAAAAAGAGAACGGCCAAATACAGAGTGTGATTCCCTTAGGGACTCCAGATATGCTGTGGGCAAAACTTTTGTTCTTTGATTATTCTGATGAGAACCCTGAAACAAGAGGTTTACTTGGGTCGAGGATATTAAAAGAATTAGAAAGATTAGGTGTTCTTGCTAGCCCAAAAGTCCATTTATATACTTTTAGTAGAGTGGTTGTTCACTGGCGCACCCCTAACTTTTAA